A genomic region of Blattabacterium cuenoti contains the following coding sequences:
- the sufC gene encoding Fe-S cluster assembly ATPase SufC → MLSIKNLHVSVDGKQVLKGIDFQINSGEIHVIMGPNGSGKSTLASVIAGKEEYHITKGNIIFQNKDLISLSPEERAHLGIFLSFQNPVEIPGISVINFIKTAMNASRKARGVGKMSAKEMLFKMKERADLLNVEKDFFYRSLNEGFSGGEKKRNEIFQMAMLDPLLSILDEVDSGLDIDSLRTVAQGINTLKNEKNSMIIITHYKRLLDYLFSDYIIHILYDGKIVQSGNKDLSEKLEREGYDWIKNQIK, encoded by the coding sequence ATGTTGAGTATAAAAAATTTACATGTTTCTGTTGATGGGAAACAAGTTCTTAAAGGAATTGATTTTCAAATTAATTCAGGAGAAATTCATGTAATTATGGGACCTAACGGTTCTGGAAAAAGTACACTAGCTTCTGTTATCGCTGGAAAAGAAGAATATCATATAACTAAAGGAAATATTATTTTTCAGAATAAGGATTTGATCTCTCTTTCTCCAGAAGAACGTGCACATTTGGGAATTTTTCTTTCTTTTCAAAATCCGGTAGAAATCCCTGGAATTTCTGTAATTAATTTTATTAAAACAGCGATGAATGCATCTCGTAAAGCACGAGGGGTAGGTAAAATGTCTGCTAAAGAAATGCTCTTTAAAATGAAGGAAAGAGCGGATCTTTTAAATGTGGAAAAAGATTTTTTTTATCGTTCTTTAAATGAAGGATTTTCTGGAGGAGAAAAAAAAAGAAATGAAATATTTCAAATGGCCATGTTAGATCCTTTGTTATCTATTTTAGACGAAGTAGATTCTGGTTTAGATATAGATTCTTTGAGAACTGTAGCACAAGGAATTAATACGTTAAAAAACGAAAAAAATTCTATGATTATTATTACTCATTACAAAAGATTATTAGATTATTTATTTTCAGATTATATTATACATATTTTGTATGATGGTAAAATAGTTCAATCAGGAAATAAGGATTTATCTGAAAAATTAGAAAGAGAAGGATATGATTGGATTAAAAATCAAATAAAATAA
- the sufB gene encoding Fe-S cluster assembly protein SufB, whose amino-acid sequence MKENNKILESFTGSDYEYKYGFYTPIESDKIPVGLSENVIQKISEKKDEPTWMLDWRLEAYSIWKKMKEPTWANIKYDKLNYQDISYYSAPKKKINLNNLDQVDPELLDTFNKLGIPLEEKKHVSEIATDIVLDSVSLATTFQEKLKGQGILFCSISDALKKYPDIVKKYLGSVVSREDNFYAALNSAVFSDGSFCYIPKGIRCPMELSTYFRINENQTGQFERTLIIADQGSFVSYLEGCTAPQRAENQLHAAVVEIVALEESEIKYSTVQNWFPGDKKGQGGVFNFVTKRGLCEERAKISWVQVETGSSITWKYPSCVLKGDFSIGEFYSLALTKDFQQADTGTKMIHLGKKTKSVIISKGISAGKAQNNYRGLVNISPKAVKSRNFSQCDSLLIGHECGAHTFPYINVYNSTSQVEHEATTSKIGKDQIFYCNQRGIDTEKAIFLIVHGFSSEILKKLPMEFAVEAQQLLEVTLEGSVG is encoded by the coding sequence GTATGGTTTTTATACTCCAATAGAATCGGATAAAATTCCAGTAGGATTAAGTGAAAATGTTATTCAAAAGATCTCAGAAAAGAAAGATGAACCAACATGGATGTTAGATTGGAGATTAGAAGCCTATTCTATATGGAAAAAAATGAAAGAACCAACTTGGGCAAATATAAAATATGATAAACTAAATTATCAGGATATCAGTTACTATTCTGCTCCAAAAAAGAAAATAAATCTGAATAATTTAGATCAAGTGGATCCAGAATTATTAGATACATTTAATAAATTAGGAATTCCTCTGGAAGAAAAAAAACACGTTTCTGAAATTGCAACAGATATAGTTTTAGATTCTGTTTCTTTAGCTACGACGTTTCAAGAAAAACTAAAAGGCCAGGGAATTCTATTTTGTTCCATTAGTGATGCTTTGAAAAAATATCCAGATATCGTTAAAAAATATTTAGGTTCGGTAGTTTCAAGGGAAGATAATTTTTATGCAGCTCTTAATTCAGCTGTTTTTTCAGACGGTTCTTTTTGTTATATCCCAAAAGGAATTCGCTGTCCTATGGAATTGTCTACCTATTTTCGTATTAATGAAAATCAAACTGGTCAATTTGAGAGAACTTTAATTATTGCAGATCAAGGATCTTTTGTTAGTTATTTAGAAGGGTGTACAGCCCCGCAAAGAGCTGAGAATCAGTTACATGCTGCAGTTGTAGAAATAGTCGCTTTGGAAGAGTCTGAAATTAAGTACTCTACCGTTCAGAATTGGTTTCCTGGTGATAAAAAAGGACAAGGAGGGGTTTTCAATTTTGTGACAAAACGTGGATTATGTGAAGAAAGAGCTAAAATATCTTGGGTTCAAGTAGAAACCGGATCTTCTATTACTTGGAAATATCCATCTTGTGTTCTGAAAGGAGATTTTTCCATTGGAGAATTTTACTCTTTAGCTTTAACTAAAGATTTTCAACAAGCGGATACGGGTACTAAGATGATTCATCTGGGAAAGAAAACAAAAAGTGTTATTATTTCAAAGGGCATTTCTGCTGGAAAAGCTCAAAATAATTACAGAGGATTAGTGAATATATCTCCTAAAGCCGTAAAATCACGTAATTTTTCCCAATGTGATTCTTTATTAATAGGACATGAATGCGGAGCACATACATTTCCATACATCAATGTATATAATTCAACCTCCCAAGTCGAACATGAAGCGACTACTTCAAAAATTGGAAAAGATCAAATATTTTATTGTAATCAACGTGGAATTGATACAGAAAAAGCAATTTTTCTCATTGTTCATGGTTTTAGTAGTGAAATTTTGAAAAAATTGCCAATGGAATTTGCGGTAGAAGCTCAACAACTTTTAGAAGTTACCTTGGAAGGGTCTGTTGGATAA